The genomic DNA TGCACCTCATCCAGCTTTCTCAGCGCTTCCGTATCCAGATTCACGTAAACTGTGTCCAGCCCAACTGGGATAACATCGTATATCCGCACCTCGATAGGCGCATCCCGCCTCTGCATTCTGTTCGGGGCGGCATTCTGGAGGACGTGGGAGAAGGATTGCAGCGCGAGCGACGAAGCTGGGATATGAAGGGATGAGTGTGGGCGTACGGCACCATTTTCAGCCTTTTCAGCGGGCCGTACGGGCAAGATAGTCCAGGACGGACTTTGTGAGGCTACGAGGGTGCTCGGAAGCCACGGCGTGATTGCGACATGTTGAACGCGATCTGTTTCTCCATTTACTCCTGCATACGTCAGCCCTACGTCTATTGCCGGCATCTTGGACCGCATACCGGTATTCTTATCTTTGGCAGCAGGAAATAGGTCATTGAACAAATCCTCGGAGAGTATCCCAACTTCACCCTTCATGCGGTCGTCAAGCAGCAGGCGCGCCGAAATAGGAGGGCGGTCAAGACGCCTTCTCCGACGCCTCTTTCGCGGATGAACGGCTTCATTGTGCGCGTCCATGGTGAATGGCATAAACAGAGGTGCCTCGGTGGGCAGAGGTATCAACGGGGGAAGCGCCGTGTTTGTCGCATACATCTACTCAGACGTCTGTTACGAGCCGCATTGCCTCGGCAGAGCTAAACAAGCTCGGAATACATGGATGCATGCATCATCCCCGCGACCATTAGACTGATTCGGACATAGGATTGAGTTACCACGACGCGACTCGTATCTGTCAGGTTCGCAGGCACGGTTTTGGCCTTTACGTCCACTGTACAGTTGCTGGTCGCCGTAAATTGAGCCAGGTACCACGGGGGGCTTGTCACATGGCATGACCAACACAAACACGTACATATTCACAACATAATTTTATCCGTCGCCTGAACATTTCAATACACCGCAATGGAACATTCATGAATCGACCTGTGCTCGATCCCATCTCTTCAGCATGGCTTATCGTTGGAAACCTGCAGCCAGACCTCTCCTTCACGTGTCAACAGATGCAGCTTTGCCGCTGCCACACGAACGCTAACCCTGCTTTCATCTCCTGTCCACCCCCGTCATGGAAATTCCAGTTTTCGCCGCTCATTGGCAATTTTTACACAACATTATCCTGATCTGTCGCTGTTTTATACATATCTCCTGACGTAATCCTATCTCTGACCAAGGCGCGGGCGCATTGATCGAATTAGCCACTGCGACTCACGCACTAACTCTAGCATCTCTCAACACTGTTCTTCCATTTTACTCAATATTCACTCGCTCAGAATCTAGGCGGCCCAATTACCAGGCTAGACAAACATGTCAGCCGCCAGTGCTGTCAAGCATCGTATTGAAGAACACCTCAGCCATAACGAGGAGCACACCAAATCCAAAACCCAAGCAGCAGTGGATTTTGCCCACCAGGCCGAACGTCTTGGACAGTATACCCCAGACCAAGAAGACGAGTCAACAGGTTCTACACGGGCGGTAGAGGCGCGATTCATAACCCCACAAGACCCTGTGATTGAGACTGCAGACGGTCGCAGACTTCCCGCTGTCCCTCTCGAAGAAGCGACAAAGCTCAACCAACTGAGAAACATCATCGACGACGGACATCCGGCGCAAACCAAGCCTCTGGAACCACGGTTACGTGAAGCAAAAGATGGAACAGTCCACGGCCTCCTCCCAAAAGAGGCGGAAATGCAAGGCGAAGGGTTTTCCGATGTTCCCCTAGGTGATTCAAAAGCACCCTGGAAGACGAACCCTCTTTTCCCGCCTTTGCCCATGTATGGACCTCCTACGCTCATGAGAAGATGCCATTGCATGTTTTTCCGCGTTTCTTCTGGTATTCTGTCGTTTTTGTTCCTTCTCGTCATTGTGTTGGGTGCCGGATTCACGTCGCTTCCCGGCATGGTTAAGCATCTAATTCTGTTGCTTACCTTTCGCGATCCTGACAAGCGGCGACCTTTCTACAACGAAGAAACCAAACGAAAGCAAGCAAGACGAGAAGCCGAGCGGGCATGGAAGAAGCAAAACATTGTACCAACAGAGAAGAAGTTGGAGAATGGGGAAGATAGCGGAACGGCTGAGGAGTTTGAACCTTTGGAGGGTGGGCCTGATCCGCTGGTCTGCGATGTTCGCTACTATGCACGACGAGTAGGGCTTGATTGCGAAATCTTCGATGTTCAGACAGAAGACGGCTTCATCATCGAACTCTGGCATCTCTACAACCCTCGGGATTACAAACGGACGGAATCCTCCCAGCGCTCGCCACACTCACCCGAGCTTTTCCCTGAAGACGGCAGTCGGGTCGCTGGATCGCAATATCCAGAAGGAAACAAGAAATACCCGGTCCTCATGATACACGGCCTCTTGCAATCTGCGGGCGCTTACTGCACAAACGACGATGACAGCCTCGCCTTCTTCCTCGCAAAGTCCGGCTATGATGTCTGGCTTGGCAACAATCGATGTGGTTTCAAGCCTCGTCACAGCAGTCTGGACTACGGCGATCCGCGCATGTGGGCATGGAATATTCGCCAAATGGGCGTGATGGACCTTCCAGCCCTGATCTCTCGTGTACTGTCCGAAACGGGCTTTGAGAAATTGGGACTCGTGGCTCATTCGCAAGGCACCACACAATCACTCGTCGCCATGGCCAAGGAACAAAGGCCCGAGATTGGTGAGAAGATCTCCGTATTCTGCGCTTTGGCACCTGCTGCCTACGCTGGCCATCTCATCAACAAGGCACAATTCAAATTCATGCAAGTCATCAGCCCGAACATGTTCCGGACCGTGTTCGGTATCCATGCATTCATCCCTTTTATGATGATCATGCACAGCCTTCTTCCAGGCAAGTTCTATGGCTCAATGGGGTACCGCGTCTTTGCTTTCCTGTTCAACTGGACAGATGATCGATGGGAGCGCGATCTCAGGAACCGCATGTTTCAGTTTGCTCCTGTTTACGTGAGTGCGGAGAGTATGAGATGGTGGCTTGGACGAGAATGTTTCGCAAAGCAAAAGTGCATATTGGCCACAAGAGAAGAGAAGGCTATTGAAGACCGAGAAGATGAGGAGCATGATCACAAGAGTATCCAACAACAGATAGAGCCAAATAACGCTGATAAAGAGGACGAGCAGGGGAGGAAAGATGCTGGTCGTTATGCTTGGTACGGACCGCAAACTCCCCCATTTGCACTATGGGTCTGCGGTTCCGATGACCTTGTAGACGGCCGCCGGCTTCTGCGTCGTTTTGAGCGTGGTCGCGAACCTCACGTCGACGTGGTTCATTCCAAGGTCATTGAAGGATACGAACATCTGGATGTGATCTGGGCAATGGACTCTATTGAGAAGGTTGGAAAGGAGGTCAGAGAAGTGATTTGGAAGACGGCATCGGACGAGGCGCGCAAGGTGTGTCGGACGCCCAAGGGATGTGAAGATATTCAGGATTATTACAAGAAGGGTGAGAGGCGGTCGAGTAGGGTGCAAATCGATGCCTCTGCTGGTGAGTGGAGTAAGAAGGGCCAATCACAAGTGGCTGGTGGCCCTGGAGAGTAAGACGGATGCAGCTCCTAGGGTTCTCGTGGCCATGTCCCGAGTGCTGGCGATAGGGGCTTATTTTCGCGTTCGCGTCGCACGGTTGGAGCACATGGATGGCGTCTTCTCCTTTTCCTTGAGCACACAATATACCCATCCTCCTTTTCACGATAATGTCAGATGCACAGTATAAATCAAATTGACGTGAGGTTATGCATGAAAAGACGGGATGAAAGTGGCAAGGCGCCGCGTCGCGTAAACAAACCCAGACCCCTGCATAACCCCACCAAGCTACGACCAACGGGGCTGTCTTCACCGCTTGAACCCAGGACACTTCTACCACGACCGTTGCGCCGGCACTTTGACGTCCCTTTGACAGTCTGTTTGACACAGCAACACATCCACCATGCGAGGAGAGGTACGTATGCTAGCATTGTTGTCTATACATGAGAGGAGCTGTCCCTAAACGCGTGCACTTTCCCCGCCTCTTGCGCCTACGGGGGAGAGGACGGATGCAGTGCTCCCTAGGGCTATATGCTCCTAGAAGCCAGGCCGGAGGAAAAAGCAACAGCTTTAGGATCGCATATGACGAATGCAGTGGGATTGAACGTAGATTGCGCAGGCAATGCTAACATTGAGCGCGATAGATCTGCCACCTTCACATCGGCCAAGCTGGCACCCAGCTTGGTAACAGCGCTTGGGAGCTGTACGTTACCCCGAATCCGCATGCGCCCCGATGTCTGTAGTCAAAGACTGACCCGAATACCACAGGTACCTCCTCGAGCATGGTCTCTTGCCTGATGGTCGCCCCAACCCCGATGCGAAGGAACTCGGCGAGGGCGGATCCTACGAGACCTTCTTCACAGAGACTGGCAGCGGCAAATACGTCCCCCGTTCCATCTTCGTCGACTTGGACCCTTCTGTATGTTGCCATATGTGTGGAGGTTTAGAATAGCGCTGACTAGAGCAGCCCATCGACGAAATCCGAACTGGTGCCTACCGCCAACTCTTCCACCCTGAGCTGTTGATCAGCGGCAAGGAAGATGCTGCTAACAACTGTGCGTTTCAGAACCATGCATGGAAATACAAGGCGACTGACAAGAGTAGATGCGCGTGGTCACTACACCATCGGCAAGGAGATGGTCGACAGCGTAATTGAGAAGATCCGTCGCGTCGCTGGTAAGCTCTACCCGCTTTCCTAGCTCGATTCGCTTGCTAACCAGGTCAGATAACTGCTCGTCGCTTCAAGGTTTTCTCATTTTCCACTCTTTCGGTGGTGGTACCGGTTCCGGATTCGGTGCTCTTCTCCTTGAGCGCCTCTCGACCGACTACGGCAAGAAGTGCAAGCTCGAATTCGCTGTGTACCCTGCTCCTCGCGTTTCCACCTCCGTTGTCGAG from Pyrenophora tritici-repentis strain M4 chromosome 8, whole genome shotgun sequence includes the following:
- a CDS encoding ab-hydrolase associated lipase codes for the protein MSAASAVKHRIEEHLSHNEEHTKSKTQAAVDFAHQAERLGQYTPDQEDESTGSTRAVEARFITPQDPVIETADGRRLPAVPLEEATKLNQLRNIIDDGHPAQTKPLEPRLREAKDGTVHGLLPKEAEMQGEGFSDVPLGDSKAPWKTNPLFPPLPMYGPPTLMRRCHCMFFRVSSGILSFLFLLVIVLGAGFTSLPGMVKHLILLLTFRDPDKRRPFYNEETKRKQARREAERAWKKQNIVPTEKKLENGEDSGTAEEFEPLEGGPDPLVCDVRYYARRVGLDCEIFDVQTEDGFIIELWHLYNPRDYKRTESSQRSPHSPELFPEDGSRVAGSQYPEGNKKYPVLMIHGLLQSAGAYCTNDDDSLAFFLAKSGYDVWLGNNRCGFKPRHSSLDYGDPRMWAWNIRQMGVMDLPALISRVLSETGFEKLGLVAHSQGTTQSLVAMAKEQRPEIGEKISVFCALAPAAYAGHLINKAQFKFMQVISPNMFRTVFGIHAFIPFMMIMHSLLPGKFYGSMGYRVFAFLFNWTDDRWERDLRNRMFQFAPVYVSAESMRWWLGRECFAKQKCILATREEKAIEDREDEEHDHKSIQQQIEPNNADKEDEQGRKDAGRYAWYGPQTPPFALWVCGSDDLVDGRRLLRRFERGREPHVDVVHSKVIEGYEHLDVIWAMDSIEKVGKEVREVIWKTASDEARKVCRTPKGCEDIQDYYKKGERRSSRVQIDASAGEWSKKGQSQVAGGPGE